In the genome of Litoribacterium kuwaitense, one region contains:
- a CDS encoding WD40 repeat domain-containing protein: MSFRVNNAATGVTTLNVNGKGAKPIRKSDGKQVDDLKANGIYTVRYNASTNAFILQGEGGDYSLGDFIQDKNFEYLPVIWSFAGHTSYVYAVAVDADGYVYSGAQDNTVKKISPSGDEVWTFTRHSSAVYTVAVDADGYVYSGAQDNTVKKISPQGVEVWTFTGHTHNVYAVAVDADGYVYSGASDDTVKKISPQGVEVWTFTRHSSAVYTVAVDADGYVYSGAQDNTVKKISPSGGEVWTFTGHTGSVWAVAVDADGYVYSGSLDDTVKKISPQGVEVWTFTGHTHNVYAVAVDADGYVYSGAQDNTVKKISPSGDEVWTFT; the protein is encoded by the coding sequence GTGTCTTTCCGGGTAAATAACGCGGCGACGGGCGTGACGACGTTAAATGTTAACGGTAAGGGCGCTAAGCCTATTCGTAAGTCGGACGGCAAACAGGTTGACGATCTTAAAGCTAACGGCATTTATACGGTGAGGTATAACGCAAGTACGAATGCTTTTATATTACAGGGTGAAGGGGGGGATTATAGCCTAGGGGATTTTATACAAGATAAAAACTTTGAGTATTTGCCTGTGATATGGTCTTTTGCGGGACATACAAGTTACGTCTATGCAGTAGCAGTAGATGCAGATGGGTACGTCTATAGTGGGGCGCAGGACAATACTGTAAAGAAAATCTCACCTTCTGGGGACGAAGTATGGACTTTTACAAGGCATTCAAGCGCTGTCTATACAGTAGCAGTAGACGCAGATGGGTACGTCTATAGTGGGGCGCAGGACAACACAGTGAAAAAAATCTCACCACAAGGTGTTGAGGTATGGACTTTTACAGGGCACACACACAATGTCTATGCAGTAGCAGTAGATGCAGATGGGTACGTCTATAGTGGGGCATCGGATGATACAGTAAAGAAAATCTCGCCACAAGGTGTTGAGGTATGGACTTTTACAAGGCATTCAAGCGCTGTCTATACAGTAGCAGTAGACGCAGATGGGTACGTCTATAGTGGGGCGCAGGACAACACAGTGAAAAAAATCTCACCCTCTGGGGGCGAAGTATGGACTTTTACGGGGCACACTGGCTCTGTCTGGGCAGTAGCAGTAGACGCAGATGGGTACGTCTATAGTGGGTCATTGGACGATACAGTAAAGAAAATCTCGCCACAAGGTGTTGAGGTATGGACTTTTACAGGGCACACACACAATGTCTATGCAGTAGCAGTAGATGCAGATGGGTACGTCTATAGTGGGGCGCAGGACAATACTGTAAAGAAAATCTCACCTTCTGGGGACGAAGTATGGACTTTTAC
- a CDS encoding baseplate J/gp47 family protein, which yields MFGLTKDGFKRKRYVDIRAELSSEWKRLFGENSSTESGINGKLISLIAFGLSGVWKLAEKVYNGGFVHKATGRTLDGLVDNRLMRRRPAEKAKGLIEVTGDEGTLIESGFIVSNGKQTYETTENATISGAGTVEIPVIAQLAGSDSNTEANTVTDIVTPLVGVSDVVNPDPISGGRDEETDEELKERYDQSHSTGNSPSTNGIRAEVLGVEGVRTATVAENLSLETDQSGRPGRSFEVFVIGGEDNDIAKAIFRRRAAGIQPYGQITIDIVDDSGNIVPVGFSRAEEVYIYFNVQVETDNEFPADGYEQVRTAIIQYVGGTDYDGNVYTGLTAGQDMIFTMVVYEIHKITGVTSIPVLEIGTDPDNLLPMNTIEINPTQVAMTDYEKVTVS from the coding sequence GTGTTTGGTCTTACGAAAGATGGGTTTAAACGTAAGCGTTATGTCGATATTCGCGCTGAACTATCAAGTGAATGGAAAAGGTTGTTCGGTGAAAACTCAAGCACAGAAAGCGGAATCAACGGAAAACTTATTTCTTTGATTGCCTTCGGTTTATCAGGTGTATGGAAACTAGCAGAAAAGGTATACAATGGCGGTTTTGTACACAAAGCTACTGGCCGAACTCTCGACGGTTTGGTTGACAATCGCCTGATGAGACGCAGACCTGCCGAAAAAGCAAAAGGTCTCATTGAAGTAACTGGCGACGAAGGTACGTTAATTGAATCAGGGTTTATCGTCAGTAACGGAAAACAAACGTACGAGACAACAGAGAACGCAACCATATCCGGAGCAGGCACTGTCGAGATTCCTGTTATAGCTCAACTCGCAGGTAGTGATAGCAATACAGAAGCTAACACCGTAACAGACATCGTGACGCCTCTTGTTGGTGTAAGTGATGTTGTTAACCCTGACCCAATTTCAGGCGGTCGAGATGAGGAAACAGATGAAGAATTAAAAGAAAGATATGACCAGTCCCACAGCACAGGTAATTCACCTTCTACAAATGGAATAAGGGCTGAGGTGTTAGGGGTTGAAGGTGTACGCACAGCTACTGTAGCGGAAAATCTATCACTTGAGACTGACCAAAGCGGCAGACCGGGCAGAAGCTTTGAAGTGTTTGTTATTGGCGGAGAAGATAACGATATTGCAAAAGCGATCTTTAGAAGAAGAGCTGCAGGAATACAACCGTATGGCCAAATAACTATAGACATCGTTGACGATTCAGGGAACATAGTGCCTGTTGGGTTCTCACGCGCTGAAGAAGTTTATATTTACTTCAATGTGCAAGTTGAAACAGACAATGAATTCCCTGCCGATGGATATGAGCAAGTCCGTACGGCGATTATTCAATATGTTGGCGGAACTGACTATGACGGCAATGTGTACACAGGATTAACAGCAGGTCAGGATATGATTTTTACGATGGTTGTTTATGAAATACACAAAATTACAGGAGTGACAAGCATTCCTGTGTTAGAGATAGGTACTGATCCTGACAACCTATTGCCGATGAACACAATTGAAATTAACCCTACTCAAGTAGCTATGACAGATTACGAAAAGGTGACTGTGTCATGA